One window of the Pseudarthrobacter sp. ATCC 49987 genome contains the following:
- the lysS gene encoding lysine--tRNA ligase translates to MTSQNPPAPITAAEHHDASEQTRIRMEKRARLIERGIEAYPVGVERTHSLAAIREKYAHLQADETTGDAVGVTGRIVFIRNTGKLCFATLQEGGGDGKAVRLQVMLSLANIGEDALADWKALVDLGDHVFIRGEVISSRRGELSVMAESWSMASKALRPLPVLHAELNEETRVRQRYVDLIVRDEAREMVYTRAAITRSIRETLHRQGYVEVETPMLQLVHGGATARPFETHMNAFDQKMTLRIATELYLKRTVVGGIDRVYDMGRVFRNEGVDSTHSPEFTTLESYEAWADQFVMADRIKEIILDAADAAGVGRVLQTEAGEINLDGDWAWMAVYPGLSETVGQEITPETPASELLALAAKHEVKVDANWDAEKLVVELFGELVEPTLLNPTFVYDYPPSAQPLARQHREDDRLIEAWDLIIGGMERGTAFSELIDPVIQRERLTEQSRRSAAGDVEAMQLDEDFLRALEYGAPPMGGIGLGIDRLVMLFTGAGIRETILFPLLKPEGH, encoded by the coding sequence GTGACTTCCCAAAACCCCCCCGCCCCGATTACCGCCGCCGAGCACCACGACGCCAGCGAACAGACGCGCATCCGCATGGAGAAGCGCGCCAGGCTGATTGAGCGGGGCATCGAGGCGTATCCGGTGGGTGTTGAGCGCACGCACTCGCTGGCCGCAATCCGCGAAAAGTACGCCCACCTGCAGGCCGACGAAACCACTGGCGACGCCGTCGGCGTGACCGGCCGCATCGTCTTCATCCGCAACACCGGCAAGCTCTGCTTCGCCACGCTCCAGGAGGGCGGCGGCGATGGCAAGGCCGTCCGGCTGCAGGTCATGCTGAGCCTGGCCAACATCGGCGAGGACGCGCTCGCCGACTGGAAAGCCCTCGTGGACCTTGGCGACCACGTCTTTATCAGGGGCGAGGTCATCTCCTCGCGGCGCGGCGAACTCTCCGTCATGGCCGAGTCCTGGTCCATGGCGTCCAAGGCGCTGCGTCCGCTGCCCGTGCTGCATGCGGAGCTGAACGAGGAGACCCGCGTCCGGCAGCGCTACGTGGACCTCATTGTCCGCGACGAAGCCCGTGAAATGGTCTACACCCGGGCCGCCATCACCCGTTCCATCCGCGAGACCCTGCACCGCCAGGGCTATGTCGAGGTGGAAACCCCGATGCTCCAACTCGTCCACGGCGGCGCCACCGCGCGCCCGTTCGAGACCCACATGAACGCCTTCGACCAGAAGATGACCCTGCGGATCGCCACTGAGCTCTACCTCAAGCGCACCGTCGTCGGCGGGATCGACCGTGTCTACGACATGGGCCGCGTCTTCCGCAATGAAGGTGTGGACTCCACCCACAGCCCGGAATTCACCACGTTGGAGTCCTACGAGGCCTGGGCCGACCAGTTCGTCATGGCGGACCGGATCAAGGAAATCATCCTCGACGCCGCCGACGCCGCCGGTGTGGGCCGCGTCCTGCAGACCGAGGCCGGCGAGATCAACCTCGACGGCGACTGGGCCTGGATGGCTGTCTACCCGGGACTCTCCGAAACCGTGGGCCAGGAAATCACCCCGGAGACCCCGGCGTCGGAACTGCTGGCGCTCGCCGCGAAGCACGAGGTCAAGGTCGACGCCAACTGGGATGCCGAGAAGCTCGTGGTGGAGCTCTTCGGTGAACTCGTCGAGCCGACCCTGCTGAACCCCACCTTTGTCTACGACTACCCGCCCTCCGCCCAGCCGCTGGCACGCCAGCACCGCGAGGACGACCGGCTGATTGAAGCGTGGGACCTCATTATCGGCGGTATGGAGCGCGGCACGGCGTTTTCCGAGCTCATTGACCCGGTGATCCAGCGCGAACGGCTCACCGAGCAGTCCCGCCGCTCCGCCGCCGGCGACGTCGAGGCCATGCAGCTGGACGAGGACTTCCTCCGCGCGCTGGAGTACGGCGCCCCGCCGATGGGCGGCATCGGCCTGGGCATCGACCGGCTGGTCATGCTCTTCACCGGTGCCGGCATCCGCGAGACCATTCTGTTCCCGTTGCTGAAGCCCGAAGGACACTGA
- a CDS encoding alpha/beta fold hydrolase, whose protein sequence is METRTISTDDGEGHLELHSFRPATGPAPGSAAAPAATSPGTEPGSPSGTGIVVVHGTMLTDALYRPFARKISRLLGRPVHCYNRRGRAGSSPQPAGYSVATEVDDLAAVMRETGSSDVVAHSYGGFVALQAARTMPIRRMVTYDAAVSLSGNLTHRWRPELERSVAAGELDDAWAHLVQGIEVGGPVSKLPLGALRMLSIISARTTMGAEMRKLLPTAAAEMRAVLDADLELADFAAVTTPALMLAGSWSPAYFAETGRQLAAAVPSIEFAVLPGQLHESPLRPGIRLPLTVARFLLAGEGSLRPLPARRRRLKLGH, encoded by the coding sequence GTGGAGACGCGGACCATCAGCACCGACGACGGCGAGGGGCACCTCGAGCTGCACTCCTTCCGCCCGGCTACAGGCCCGGCCCCGGGTTCGGCGGCAGCACCCGCCGCCACGTCGCCCGGAACCGAGCCGGGTTCGCCGTCCGGCACGGGTATCGTCGTCGTCCACGGCACCATGCTGACCGACGCACTGTACCGCCCGTTCGCGCGGAAGATCAGCCGCCTGTTGGGTCGCCCGGTGCATTGCTACAACCGGCGCGGGCGCGCCGGGTCCTCCCCGCAACCGGCCGGTTACTCGGTGGCCACGGAGGTCGATGATCTGGCTGCGGTGATGCGGGAAACGGGATCGAGCGACGTGGTGGCGCACAGCTACGGCGGCTTCGTGGCCCTGCAGGCGGCACGGACGATGCCGATCCGCAGGATGGTGACCTATGACGCGGCCGTGTCCCTCTCCGGGAACCTCACCCACCGCTGGCGGCCCGAGCTGGAGCGTTCGGTGGCCGCCGGGGAACTCGACGATGCCTGGGCGCACCTGGTCCAGGGGATTGAGGTGGGCGGGCCCGTATCCAAGCTCCCGCTGGGCGCGCTGCGGATGCTCAGCATCATCTCCGCACGGACCACCATGGGCGCCGAGATGCGCAAACTCCTGCCCACCGCCGCCGCGGAGATGCGGGCGGTGCTGGACGCGGACCTCGAGCTGGCTGACTTCGCGGCCGTGACCACCCCGGCGCTGATGCTCGCCGGCAGCTGGAGCCCGGCGTACTTCGCCGAAACGGGACGGCAACTCGCTGCCGCCGTCCCTTCCATCGAATTTGCTGTCTTGCCAGGTCAACTCCACGAAAGCCCGCTCCGTCCCGGAATCCGGCTGCCCCTGACGGTTGCGCGGTTCCTCCTTGCCGGCGAAGGGAGCCTGCGGCCTCTCCCGGCGCGCAGGCGCCGGCTCAAGCTGGGCCACTAG
- a CDS encoding thymidine kinase has translation MAKLYFRYGAMNSGKSTGLLQAAFNYEERGQRVLLAKPDVDTKGDSDVVSRLGMTRSVDFLIPAGASARTLFTAQAHGDDPDALLKHVDTQPVACLLVDEAQFLEPAQVDDLFRVAVLDDVPVLAYGIRTDFRTRAFPGSLRLLEIAHTLEELKTICRCGRKAVFNTRRVGNQVVFDGDQVAIDGQDVWYESLCGSCYLEVSGGRLGN, from the coding sequence TTGGCCAAGCTCTACTTCCGCTACGGCGCCATGAACTCCGGCAAGTCGACGGGTCTGCTGCAGGCGGCGTTCAACTACGAGGAGCGCGGCCAGCGGGTCCTGCTGGCGAAGCCGGATGTGGACACCAAGGGCGACTCCGACGTCGTTTCCCGCCTGGGCATGACCCGCTCGGTGGACTTCCTGATCCCTGCCGGGGCTTCCGCCCGCACCTTGTTCACCGCCCAGGCCCACGGGGACGACCCCGATGCCCTGCTGAAGCATGTGGACACCCAGCCGGTGGCCTGCCTGCTGGTGGACGAGGCCCAGTTCCTCGAACCGGCCCAGGTGGACGACCTCTTCCGCGTCGCCGTCCTGGACGACGTCCCTGTGCTGGCCTACGGCATCCGCACGGACTTCCGCACGCGGGCGTTTCCCGGTTCGCTCCGGCTGCTGGAGATCGCGCACACCCTTGAGGAACTCAAGACGATCTGCCGCTGCGGCCGCAAGGCTGTCTTCAACACCCGCCGGGTCGGCAACCAGGTGGTGTTCGACGGCGACCAGGTTGCCATCGACGGCCAGGACGTCTGGTACGAATCGCTCTGCGGTTCCTGCTACCTCGAGGTCTCCGGCGGCCGGCTGGGAAACTAG
- a CDS encoding alpha/beta fold hydrolase yields MTRENIRTPDGGTIELFSTGAELASAGSGVVVVPASMVTAADYTRFAQKLSASLGRPVHTFNRRGRGSSSPQPEDYTLDVDIHDLDAVMKHTSSTDVFGHSFGGAVALHAARTLPVERLAVYDPAVSVNHSVTADWTTEYEKATAAGDDDRALAVLLKGLETGSALSRMPLSMLTLANKLAAGTPIGKQMRELMKTGVREIKAIIAADMPAEPFLELPLETLIVVGEKSPAYFGVACAQIHEVLSGSSYTILPGMGHDGVNKAPDKLISELSEFFAS; encoded by the coding sequence ATGACCCGCGAGAACATCAGGACCCCCGACGGTGGAACGATCGAGCTTTTCAGCACGGGTGCCGAGCTTGCCTCGGCGGGCTCCGGCGTCGTCGTCGTTCCGGCCTCAATGGTGACCGCCGCCGACTACACCCGTTTCGCCCAGAAGCTCAGCGCGTCCCTGGGCCGCCCGGTGCACACGTTCAACCGGCGCGGACGCGGTTCCTCCTCGCCGCAGCCGGAGGACTACACCCTCGACGTCGACATCCACGACCTCGATGCGGTGATGAAGCACACGTCCAGCACGGACGTTTTTGGGCACAGCTTCGGCGGGGCGGTGGCACTGCACGCGGCGCGCACCCTGCCGGTGGAACGGCTCGCCGTGTACGACCCGGCCGTCTCCGTGAACCACAGCGTCACCGCGGACTGGACCACCGAATACGAGAAGGCGACGGCGGCAGGCGACGACGACCGCGCCCTCGCCGTCCTGCTCAAAGGCCTCGAGACCGGCAGCGCCTTGTCGAGGATGCCGCTGTCCATGCTGACCCTGGCGAATAAGCTGGCCGCCGGCACCCCGATCGGCAAACAGATGCGCGAACTGATGAAGACCGGCGTCCGGGAAATCAAGGCCATCATAGCCGCCGACATGCCGGCCGAGCCGTTCCTGGAACTGCCGCTGGAAACGCTGATCGTTGTTGGCGAGAAGAGCCCGGCGTACTTCGGTGTGGCCTGCGCCCAGATCCACGAGGTGCTCTCCGGGTCCAGCTACACGATCCTGCCCGGCATGGGGCACGACGGCGTCAACAAGGCGCCTGACAAGCTCATCTCCGAACTCAGTGAGTTCTTCGCCAGCTAA